One Methylohalobius crimeensis 10Ki DNA segment encodes these proteins:
- a CDS encoding UDP-N-acetylmuramoyl-L-alanyl-D-glutamate--2,6-diaminopimelate ligase, producing the protein MPGWVPLQELMPDVPCPPGLCVSGLSDSGSSVRPGEAYLAPAGVRRHGIEFAPEAQDRGAVVVVYEPEGARLPAGLTVPALAVPRLNERLGEIAARFYGHPSRAIEVIGITGTNGKTSCSFFLAQALGGAVLGTLGWGSPAALQATHHTTAPALENQKRLAALRARGIRSVAMEVSSHALDQGRVNGIDFDLALWTNLSRDHLDYHGTPDAYADAKIKLLSHPKLQAAVLNLDDPAWPAFHRGVGPGVRIYGFSAIPGKDAPFPRLVADAVCYRAAGMEFQVTWKNERMPVQVPLLGEFNLANVLAVLTVLLARGSALAEAVRLLANLTPVPGRMECFRSPDRPLAVVDYAHTPAALELALRSLRRHCRGRLWAVFGCGGQRDRGKRPQMGRVAEGLADRVILTDDNPRAEDGDRIVAEIMAGMTTHPQVVRDRGEAIATAIASADVDDIVLVAGKGHESWQEIGGGERRAFCDRAVVAELLREAPVCA; encoded by the coding sequence ATGCCCGGCTGGGTGCCCCTGCAAGAACTGATGCCGGACGTTCCCTGTCCGCCCGGCCTGTGCGTGTCGGGACTCAGCGACAGCGGTTCTTCCGTGCGCCCGGGGGAGGCGTATCTTGCTCCCGCCGGCGTTCGCCGCCATGGGATCGAATTTGCCCCGGAAGCCCAGGACCGGGGGGCGGTCGTGGTGGTCTACGAACCGGAAGGGGCCCGTCTGCCGGCCGGTTTGACCGTTCCCGCCCTGGCCGTACCCCGCCTCAATGAGCGTTTGGGAGAGATCGCCGCGCGTTTCTACGGCCATCCTTCCCGGGCAATCGAGGTGATCGGGATCACCGGCACCAATGGGAAGACATCTTGCAGCTTTTTCCTGGCTCAAGCACTCGGGGGCGCGGTGCTAGGCACTCTCGGGTGGGGCAGTCCGGCCGCTTTGCAAGCGACCCATCACACCACCGCACCGGCCCTGGAAAACCAAAAACGCTTGGCCGCCTTGCGGGCACGAGGAATTCGCTCCGTGGCCATGGAGGTCTCTTCCCACGCGTTGGATCAGGGGCGGGTCAACGGGATCGATTTCGATCTCGCTTTATGGACCAATCTCAGCCGCGACCATCTGGATTACCACGGGACCCCGGACGCTTATGCCGACGCGAAGATCAAGCTCCTGAGTCATCCGAAGCTTCAGGCGGCGGTATTGAATTTGGACGATCCGGCCTGGCCGGCCTTTCATCGCGGGGTCGGTCCCGGGGTTCGGATCTATGGGTTTAGCGCAATCCCGGGGAAAGACGCTCCTTTTCCCCGTTTAGTCGCCGATGCGGTTTGTTATCGCGCCGCCGGAATGGAGTTTCAAGTGACCTGGAAAAACGAGCGGATGCCGGTTCAGGTGCCGCTGCTCGGGGAATTCAATCTCGCCAACGTCTTGGCGGTATTGACGGTATTGCTGGCGCGGGGGTCGGCATTGGCGGAAGCGGTCCGCCTTTTGGCGAATCTTACACCGGTGCCGGGAAGGATGGAGTGCTTCCGGTCGCCGGACCGGCCTTTGGCGGTGGTGGATTACGCCCATACCCCGGCCGCCCTGGAACTGGCCCTGCGCAGTTTGCGTCGGCATTGCCGCGGACGCCTGTGGGCGGTGTTCGGTTGCGGCGGGCAGCGCGATCGGGGCAAACGCCCCCAGATGGGGCGGGTGGCCGAGGGTTTGGCCGACCGGGTGATCTTGACCGACGACAATCCCCGCGCGGAAGACGGCGATCGCATCGTCGCCGAAATTATGGCGGGTATGACCACCCATCCGCAGGTGGTGCGGGATCGCGGCGAAGCGATTGCGACTGCGATCGCCTCGGCGGACGTCGATGACATCGTCCTGGTGGCGGGAAAAGGCCACGAGAGTTGGCAGGAAATCGGAGGAGGAGAGCGGCGCGCCTTCTGCGACCGGGCGGTGGTGGCCGAGCTTTTGCGGGAGGCGCCGGTATGCGCTTGA
- a CDS encoding peptidoglycan D,D-transpeptidase FtsI family protein, translating to MVDTSPPRIDLISWRRGLVLAGFGLGLAGLLVRAFYVQVWARDFYQRRADRQQIRVMELPAHRGRLLDRKGAPLAISAPVQSVCVNPRIFQASAAQMRTLARLLNIPEARLRHRIDTHRRRAFLYLKRRLPPARAERIAGLEIDGLFLRPEFKRYYPAAEVTAHLLGFTDIDQHGQEGVERRFEAQLQGMSGQVRVIQDRRGRIIESIEAVQPARPGHDIRLSIDRRLQYWAYLELKRAVTEHRAKGGMLVLLDAKTGEVLALANQPAFNPNFRDSLTSGNFRNRALVDRFEPGSTLKPLTMACALREHAVSPGWKVDTTPGWMRVGRNRVRDHRNYGVLDLAGILRKSSNVGITHVALKMPSESFAACLRDFGFAGRTGIEFPGETEGVVPDPSGWGQFEQATIAFGYGLAVSTLQLARAYAVLADDGIRHSITLLPRDQDSRAQRILPPGLAARLRRMLEGVVSRDGTASRARVAGYQVAGKTGTAKVAIPGGYADDRYRALFVGMAPASKPRLVLAVVIDEPGGKDYYGGLVAAPVFARVMEIALRLLGVPPDGVPQTSQPLLVKLDGQPDG from the coding sequence ATGGTGGATACTAGCCCCCCCCGAATTGACTTGATTTCCTGGCGGCGCGGATTGGTGCTGGCCGGGTTCGGCCTGGGATTGGCGGGATTGCTGGTGCGGGCGTTTTACGTGCAGGTATGGGCGCGGGATTTCTATCAACGGAGGGCGGATAGACAGCAGATTCGGGTGATGGAATTGCCCGCTCACCGGGGGCGGCTGCTGGACCGCAAAGGCGCCCCCTTGGCGATCAGCGCGCCGGTGCAATCGGTTTGCGTCAATCCCCGGATATTTCAGGCCAGCGCGGCACAAATGCGCACCTTAGCGCGCTTGCTGAATATCCCCGAAGCGCGTTTGCGGCACCGGATCGATACCCACCGCCGGCGCGCATTCCTCTATCTCAAACGCCGCCTGCCGCCGGCGAGGGCGGAGCGGATCGCGGGCTTGGAGATCGACGGCCTGTTTCTGAGGCCGGAATTCAAACGTTATTACCCCGCCGCCGAAGTGACCGCCCACTTGCTCGGTTTTACCGATATCGATCAGCACGGTCAGGAAGGCGTGGAGCGGCGATTCGAAGCCCAATTGCAGGGGATGTCCGGGCAGGTGCGGGTGATTCAGGATCGTCGCGGGCGAATCATCGAATCCATCGAAGCGGTTCAGCCGGCGCGACCGGGCCACGATATCCGCTTGAGCATCGATCGGCGCCTGCAGTATTGGGCTTATCTGGAACTCAAGCGTGCAGTGACCGAACATCGCGCCAAGGGCGGGATGCTGGTATTGCTCGATGCGAAAACCGGGGAAGTGTTGGCCCTGGCCAACCAGCCCGCCTTCAACCCGAATTTCCGCGATTCGCTGACCTCGGGCAATTTCCGCAATCGGGCCCTGGTCGACCGATTTGAACCGGGCTCCACCCTCAAGCCCCTCACCATGGCATGCGCCCTGCGGGAGCACGCCGTGTCTCCCGGTTGGAAGGTCGACACCACGCCCGGTTGGATGCGCGTGGGACGGAATCGGGTGCGGGACCATCGCAATTACGGGGTGCTCGATTTGGCGGGGATATTGCGGAAATCGAGCAATGTGGGCATTACCCATGTGGCTTTGAAAATGCCATCCGAATCTTTTGCCGCCTGTCTCAGGGATTTCGGTTTCGCCGGGCGCACCGGAATCGAGTTTCCCGGCGAAACGGAAGGGGTGGTGCCCGATCCGTCCGGCTGGGGCCAGTTTGAGCAGGCGACGATCGCCTTCGGCTACGGTTTGGCGGTTTCCACCCTGCAGTTGGCGCGCGCTTATGCGGTGCTGGCCGATGACGGCATACGCCACAGCATCACCCTCTTGCCCCGCGATCAGGACAGCCGGGCACAGCGGATTCTACCGCCCGGCCTGGCCGCCCGCCTGCGGCGGATGCTGGAAGGCGTGGTCAGTCGGGATGGCACCGCCTCTCGGGCCCGGGTGGCGGGTTATCAAGTGGCGGGCAAGACCGGTACCGCCAAAGTGGCGATTCCGGGCGGTTATGCGGACGATCGTTATCGGGCTTTGTTCGTGGGGATGGCGCCCGCCTCGAAACCTCGTTTGGTCCTGGCGGTGGTGATCGATGAGCCCGGTGGCAAGGATTACTACGGCGGTTTGGTGGCGGCGCCGGTGTTCGCCCGGGTCATGGAGATCGCGCTGCGCTTGTTGGGTGTGCCGCCGGACGGTGTTCCTCAGACCTCTCAACCCCTCTTGGTGAAATTGGATGGGCAGCCGGATGGATAG
- the ftsL gene encoding cell division protein FtsL: MLSKSEGVCIGLLVLAAVSAVGVVHSKYRARLLFNEVQRLQRQLDDFEVEWEQLLLEEHAWADPARVERLARTRLQMVVPDANEIVYLPLSSGPPMH; the protein is encoded by the coding sequence ATGTTAAGCAAATCGGAAGGCGTGTGTATCGGCCTGCTGGTATTGGCGGCCGTTTCAGCGGTGGGCGTGGTGCATAGCAAATACCGTGCCCGCTTGTTGTTCAACGAAGTTCAGCGTCTCCAGCGTCAGCTGGACGACTTCGAGGTGGAATGGGAGCAGTTGTTGCTTGAGGAACATGCTTGGGCCGATCCGGCCCGGGTCGAACGTTTAGCTCGAACCCGCTTGCAGATGGTGGTTCCGGATGCGAATGAAATCGTTTATTTGCCGCTCTCTTCAGGCCCTCCGATGCATTGA
- the rsmH gene encoding 16S rRNA (cytosine(1402)-N(4))-methyltransferase RsmH — MIHQPVMLEEALAGLAVRNDGVYVDGTFGRGGHSRAILEQLGREGRLIALDKDPDAVASTQARQLAEDRRFSLIHADFNQLREVIEEMGYAGRIDGILLDLGVSSPQLDTPERGFAFLHDGPLDMRMNPDVGMSAADWLAQAPMREIADVIRKFGEERFAHRIARAIVEARSRQPLLRTRQLTALIERAVPARERHKHPATRTFQALRIHINRELESLEAVLEQAVDLLVPGGRLVVIAFHSLEDRIVKRFLRAQSRGTPLPKGLPVTGTPSPQRLKVLGKKRPDALEASRNPRARSAILRIAERRSC; from the coding sequence ATGATTCACCAGCCCGTCATGCTTGAAGAGGCGTTAGCGGGGTTGGCCGTCCGTAACGATGGCGTATACGTGGATGGTACGTTCGGGCGCGGAGGGCATAGCCGTGCGATTCTAGAGCAACTGGGCCGCGAAGGCCGGCTGATCGCTCTGGACAAGGATCCGGATGCCGTCGCATCCACGCAAGCTCGGCAGTTGGCGGAAGACCGTCGGTTCAGCTTGATTCACGCGGATTTCAATCAGTTGCGGGAAGTCATCGAGGAGATGGGTTACGCCGGCCGGATCGACGGCATACTTTTGGATTTGGGCGTCTCATCGCCGCAGCTGGATACACCGGAGCGGGGATTCGCTTTTCTCCATGACGGTCCTTTGGATATGCGGATGAATCCGGATGTGGGAATGAGCGCCGCAGATTGGTTGGCCCAGGCACCGATGCGGGAAATCGCCGATGTCATCCGCAAGTTTGGGGAAGAGCGTTTCGCCCACCGCATTGCCCGGGCCATCGTCGAGGCCCGCAGCCGCCAACCGCTGCTTCGCACCCGGCAACTGACGGCGCTGATCGAACGCGCCGTTCCTGCCCGGGAACGCCACAAACACCCGGCGACCCGGACTTTTCAAGCACTGCGCATTCACATCAATCGGGAGCTGGAGAGTCTGGAAGCCGTCCTGGAGCAAGCGGTGGATCTCTTGGTGCCGGGCGGCCGCTTGGTCGTGATCGCTTTTCACTCCCTGGAGGACCGGATCGTAAAGCGTTTCCTGCGCGCCCAGTCCCGGGGAACGCCCTTGCCCAAGGGGCTGCCGGTGACCGGGACGCCGTCTCCCCAACGCCTGAAAGTTCTCGGCAAAAAGCGTCCCGACGCCTTGGAGGCGTCCCGTAATCCCCGGGCACGGAGCGCGATCCTAAGAATCGCCGAACGCCGATCATGTTAA
- the mraZ gene encoding division/cell wall cluster transcriptional repressor MraZ, which yields MFRGIHTLSLDSKGRLALPSKYRESLQAEADGQVVATIALDNRCLWLYPLSQWEALERQLVSYSSLNRKASHLQRLLIGHANECQLDGQGRVLLSTPLRKYANLDKNIVLVGVGGKFEIWDEETWDIRRNVWIEEMSLEDLAEPPDFSALKI from the coding sequence TTGTTTCGTGGTATTCACACGCTGAGTTTGGATAGCAAGGGCCGTTTGGCGCTGCCCTCCAAATACCGGGAGAGCCTGCAGGCCGAAGCGGATGGCCAGGTGGTCGCCACCATTGCCCTCGATAACCGGTGCCTTTGGTTGTACCCCTTATCCCAATGGGAAGCTTTGGAACGACAATTGGTGTCCTATTCATCGCTTAATCGGAAAGCCAGCCACTTGCAGCGGCTGTTGATCGGCCATGCCAACGAATGCCAATTGGATGGGCAAGGGCGAGTTTTATTGTCGACGCCGTTGCGTAAGTACGCCAATTTGGACAAAAACATCGTGTTGGTGGGCGTGGGTGGCAAATTCGAAATTTGGGATGAGGAGACTTGGGACATCCGCCGCAACGTTTGGATTGAAGAGATGAGTCTCGAGGACCTTGCCGAGCCGCCGGATTTTAGCGCTTTGAAGATTTGA
- a CDS encoding CPBP family intramembrane glutamic endopeptidase, whose protein sequence is MNKTQFLIMATLFEGGLVVVAYLLGWWMEIDPMASFAWRSEALSLGLLGTFPLLAFFGISYRLPVSGLEKIKRLLIDTLGSLLAASRWYELVYVAALAGVGEEVLFRGVLQPWLESLWGWGPALLISNLLFGLAHSVTPLYTVLAALTGMYLGWLLDVGGERNLLVPIVVHSVYDLAAFIIVVAAYRAERAA, encoded by the coding sequence ATGAATAAAACCCAGTTTCTGATCATGGCCACCCTCTTCGAAGGGGGGTTGGTAGTGGTGGCTTATTTGTTAGGGTGGTGGATGGAAATCGACCCCATGGCGTCGTTTGCCTGGCGTTCCGAGGCTTTGAGTCTGGGGCTGTTGGGGACTTTCCCTTTGTTGGCTTTTTTCGGGATTTCATATCGCTTGCCCGTTTCCGGGCTGGAAAAAATCAAGCGACTTTTGATCGATACCTTGGGCTCGTTGCTGGCCGCCTCTCGCTGGTATGAATTGGTCTATGTGGCCGCGCTGGCGGGGGTGGGGGAGGAAGTGTTGTTTCGTGGGGTGCTGCAGCCCTGGTTGGAGAGTCTCTGGGGATGGGGGCCGGCGCTGCTGATCAGCAACCTGCTTTTTGGACTGGCCCATTCGGTGACACCTCTATATACCGTCCTGGCCGCCTTGACCGGTATGTATTTGGGCTGGCTGTTGGATGTCGGCGGTGAGCGCAATTTATTGGTGCCCATCGTGGTGCATTCGGTTTACGATTTGGCGGCCTTTATCATCGTGGTCGCCGCCTACCGTGCCGAACGCGCCGCTTGA
- a CDS encoding SPOR domain-containing protein — protein MSDDSRNTDQPDFAQQLEKAARDRRARMTRPAGREEDWEPEEDTLELSTAPESTRHPRSSAERPTAPTVSAESEVPPPWSSNRSGEGDGRLWIAVGLGGAALVIVLVVAALLYRQSDRIEHLGNTVVSLEERLQAGAGRGGNAAYLGGEVDRMKVRLGELEHQAGQRLAALEAATGEDGEALRGEVERLNEAMAGIEPRLDKLERRLEAGPPSQAAKSPSAGAAAEGGSGRQGWYIVLASFNSRAAAEKLRRNYAGRGVQAEIQAATVKGKPWYRLRVGPFTDQKKASDRGEDLRGKLGLNSVWLSR, from the coding sequence ATGAGCGACGATTCTCGCAATACAGACCAGCCGGATTTCGCACAGCAGTTGGAAAAGGCGGCGCGCGACCGCCGTGCCCGAATGACCCGGCCTGCGGGTCGGGAAGAGGATTGGGAGCCGGAAGAGGATACCTTGGAGTTGTCCACCGCGCCCGAAAGTACCCGCCATCCGCGCAGTTCGGCGGAGCGTCCCACCGCGCCGACGGTTTCGGCGGAGTCGGAAGTGCCGCCGCCGTGGTCGTCGAATCGGAGCGGGGAGGGCGATGGCCGGTTGTGGATCGCCGTGGGGCTCGGGGGGGCGGCTTTGGTGATCGTCTTGGTGGTGGCGGCGCTGCTGTATCGTCAAAGCGACCGGATCGAGCATCTGGGCAATACGGTGGTTTCCTTGGAGGAGCGCTTGCAAGCAGGGGCCGGTAGGGGAGGCAATGCAGCCTATCTCGGGGGCGAGGTGGATCGAATGAAGGTCCGGCTGGGCGAGCTCGAACATCAGGCCGGACAGCGTTTGGCGGCGCTGGAGGCGGCAACGGGCGAGGACGGGGAGGCGCTTCGAGGCGAGGTCGAGCGCTTGAACGAGGCCATGGCCGGGATCGAACCGCGCTTGGATAAATTGGAGCGACGGCTCGAAGCCGGCCCGCCGTCCCAGGCAGCCAAGTCGCCTTCCGCCGGGGCGGCTGCGGAAGGCGGCAGCGGACGGCAAGGATGGTATATTGTATTGGCTTCCTTCAACAGCCGCGCCGCGGCGGAAAAATTACGGCGGAATTATGCCGGTCGCGGCGTCCAAGCGGAGATTCAGGCGGCGACCGTCAAGGGAAAGCCTTGGTATCGGCTGCGGGTGGGGCCGTTTACCGATCAGAAAAAAGCTTCCGATCGCGGCGAGGATCTGCGCGGGAAACTGGGATTGAATTCGGTCTGGTTGAGCCGATGA
- a CDS encoding tRNA (5-methylaminomethyl-2-thiouridylate)-methyltransferase — translation MRQQLKAVALISGGLDSMLAARVVMEQGIHVEGINFFTGFCVEGHTHAIRKRDQAKPKRNNALWVAEQLGIKLHIVDIIEEYKDVVINPKHGYGANLNPCLDCKIFMVGKARQWIETNGFDFIITGEVIGQRPKSQRKDTMPLVARESGADDRLLRPLCAQNLPPSKPEREGWVDRDKLYAFSGRTRKPQMALAQRLGLEDYAQPAGGCCFLTDANYSHKLSDLWQARGEKRYELDDIMLLKVGRHIRPRAHYKLIVAREEGEGRFLQGYKKRFPHLYPVSHAGPLILVDGDPTAEDWELAARILARYSQGRNADVVEVKAVTAENERTLRVAPLPPHGIPAEWVL, via the coding sequence ATGCGTCAACAACTTAAGGCGGTCGCCCTGATTTCCGGCGGCCTCGACTCCATGCTCGCCGCCCGCGTGGTGATGGAACAGGGCATTCACGTGGAAGGCATCAATTTTTTCACCGGCTTCTGCGTGGAAGGTCACACCCACGCCATTCGCAAGCGCGATCAGGCCAAACCCAAGCGCAACAACGCCCTCTGGGTGGCCGAGCAATTGGGCATCAAGCTTCACATCGTCGATATTATCGAAGAGTACAAAGATGTGGTGATCAACCCCAAACACGGCTATGGAGCCAATCTAAACCCCTGCCTGGATTGCAAAATCTTCATGGTGGGCAAAGCCAGGCAATGGATCGAAACCAACGGCTTCGATTTCATCATTACCGGGGAAGTGATCGGTCAACGACCCAAATCCCAACGCAAGGACACCATGCCCTTAGTGGCCCGCGAATCCGGAGCCGACGACCGGTTGTTGCGTCCCCTCTGCGCCCAAAATCTCCCGCCTTCCAAACCGGAGCGGGAAGGCTGGGTGGACCGGGACAAGCTCTACGCCTTCTCCGGCCGCACCCGCAAGCCGCAGATGGCGCTGGCGCAGCGGCTGGGCCTCGAGGATTACGCCCAGCCCGCCGGTGGCTGCTGCTTTCTGACCGACGCAAACTACTCGCACAAGCTGAGCGATTTGTGGCAGGCTCGCGGAGAAAAACGCTACGAACTGGACGACATCATGCTCCTCAAAGTGGGTCGCCATATCCGCCCCCGCGCCCACTATAAATTGATCGTCGCCCGGGAAGAGGGAGAAGGTCGTTTTCTGCAAGGCTACAAGAAACGCTTTCCGCACCTGTATCCGGTCAGCCATGCCGGTCCCTTGATCCTGGTGGACGGCGACCCCACCGCCGAAGATTGGGAGTTGGCGGCGCGCATTCTCGCCCGCTACAGCCAGGGCCGGAATGCGGATGTGGTGGAAGTCAAGGCGGTCACCGCCGAAAACGAACGCACCCTGCGCGTCGCCCCGCTACCGCCCCATGGAATCCCCGCGGAGTGGGTGCTATGA
- a CDS encoding sulfurtransferase TusA family protein, which translates to MSKETVDARGLLCPMPVIRLQDAAKDLPAGMEVELIGTDPGILNDVPAWCRINGHQIQDSWRQGDEYHVLLTVGE; encoded by the coding sequence ATGAGCAAGGAAACGGTGGACGCCCGCGGACTGCTTTGCCCCATGCCGGTCATCCGGCTTCAGGACGCCGCCAAGGATCTTCCCGCCGGGATGGAAGTGGAATTGATCGGCACCGACCCGGGAATTCTGAACGACGTGCCCGCCTGGTGCCGAATCAACGGCCATCAGATTCAGGACAGCTGGCGCCAAGGCGACGAGTACCACGTCCTGCTCACGGTCGGAGAATGA
- a CDS encoding cation diffusion facilitator family transporter has translation MTPPSLQAEQLRAKQRVTLVGGVVNLLLAVGKIAAGSYGRSGALIVDGIHSFSDLATDLLILFTVRFAGQSADESHPYGHGRFETLATVALGGFLAAVAAGIVWDAAQRLQGTAPLWHPNRWALIAVGISILVKEGLYHYTLRVARHTRSKLLRANAWHHRSDAVSSVVVLVGVIGVLAGYHFADAVAAIVVGLMIAKIGLELIVESLRELVDTALPAEQVTKIQTAIRTTEGVKSLHALRSRRMAGEALVDVHIQVHPQISVSEGHAIADRVRDRLLQEFDEVTDVVVHIDAENDLQQRPQALPLRPRVIEQLQQAWRHLPYAQEIKRINLHYLRGKIDVEAYLPLSVLTPNRSAQAIHEELRKAAKPFSFVGKVQIYFTPPRSERTK, from the coding sequence ATGACCCCCCCTTCCCTGCAAGCGGAGCAGCTTCGCGCCAAACAACGCGTCACCCTGGTGGGCGGGGTGGTCAACTTATTGTTGGCCGTGGGCAAGATCGCAGCGGGATCTTACGGACGTTCCGGGGCCTTGATCGTCGACGGGATTCACTCCTTTTCCGACCTGGCCACCGACCTGTTGATTCTTTTCACCGTCCGCTTTGCCGGACAAAGCGCCGACGAAAGCCATCCCTACGGCCACGGCCGCTTCGAGACCCTCGCCACCGTGGCACTGGGAGGATTTCTGGCCGCCGTGGCCGCCGGCATCGTCTGGGACGCGGCGCAAAGATTGCAGGGAACCGCCCCCCTCTGGCACCCCAACCGCTGGGCGCTGATCGCGGTGGGAATTTCCATCCTGGTCAAGGAAGGGTTGTACCACTACACGCTCCGGGTCGCCCGCCACACCCGCTCCAAGCTCCTGCGCGCCAATGCCTGGCATCATCGCTCGGATGCGGTTTCGTCCGTCGTCGTCCTGGTGGGGGTGATCGGGGTCTTGGCCGGCTACCACTTCGCCGACGCGGTCGCCGCCATCGTGGTCGGTTTGATGATCGCCAAAATCGGTTTGGAGCTGATTGTGGAAAGCTTGCGGGAACTGGTGGATACCGCCCTGCCGGCCGAACAAGTGACAAAAATCCAGACCGCCATCCGCACCACCGAGGGAGTCAAATCCCTCCACGCCTTGCGCAGCCGACGAATGGCCGGAGAAGCCTTGGTGGACGTCCACATTCAAGTGCATCCGCAGATTTCGGTGTCCGAAGGCCACGCCATCGCCGACCGGGTCCGCGATCGCTTGCTGCAGGAATTCGACGAGGTCACCGACGTGGTCGTCCACATCGACGCCGAGAACGATCTCCAGCAACGCCCTCAGGCCCTTCCACTCCGCCCCCGGGTGATCGAACAGCTGCAGCAGGCGTGGCGGCATCTGCCCTATGCCCAAGAAATCAAACGAATCAATCTTCACTATTTGAGGGGAAAAATCGACGTGGAGGCCTATCTCCCCTTATCCGTTTTAACCCCGAACCGATCCGCCCAGGCTATCCATGAGGAATTGCGAAAAGCCGCCAAACCGTTTAGCTTTGTAGGCAAGGTGCAAATCTATTTTACGCCCCCAAGATCCGAACGCACCAAATAA
- the glnA gene encoding glutamate--ammonia ligase: MSVDKVFEVIKEKEIQFVDLRFADTRGKEQHVTVPAHTLDEEFFENGKMFDGSSIAGWKSINESDMILMPDPETAVEDPFFEAPTLIIRCDIVEPSTMEGYERCPRSVAKRAEAYMKSTGVADTALFGPENEFFIFDDVRWAADIHRCFYEVDSEEANWNTERVYEGGNIGHRPGLKGGYFPVPPVDSLQDIRSTMCETLEEMGLTAEVHHHEVATAGQCEIGVGCNTLVKKADEVLILKYAVQNVAHAFGKTATFMPKPLVGDNGNGMHVHMSLAKGGQNQFTGDLYGGLSETALYYIGGILKHARALNAFTNASTNSYKRLVPGFEAPVMLAYSARNRSASIRVPFIANPKARRIEVRFPDSTANPYFAFSAMLMAGLDGILNKIHPGDAMDKNLYDLPPEEEQSIPQVCFAFDQALEALDQDREFLKAGNVFTDDMIDGYIALKTEEITRLRMSTHPVEFDMYYSL; encoded by the coding sequence ATGTCCGTTGACAAGGTATTTGAAGTCATCAAAGAAAAAGAAATTCAATTCGTCGATTTGCGTTTCGCCGACACCCGGGGCAAGGAACAGCATGTCACCGTACCGGCTCACACGCTCGACGAGGAATTCTTCGAAAACGGCAAAATGTTCGACGGCTCGTCCATCGCCGGATGGAAAAGCATCAACGAATCGGACATGATTCTCATGCCGGACCCGGAAACCGCGGTCGAAGATCCGTTCTTCGAAGCGCCCACCCTCATCATCCGCTGCGATATCGTGGAACCTTCCACCATGGAAGGCTACGAACGCTGTCCCCGCTCGGTGGCCAAGCGCGCCGAAGCTTATATGAAATCCACCGGTGTTGCCGACACCGCTTTATTCGGACCGGAAAACGAATTCTTCATTTTCGACGACGTGCGTTGGGCCGCCGATATCCATCGCTGCTTCTATGAAGTGGATTCCGAAGAAGCCAACTGGAACACCGAAAGGGTCTACGAAGGCGGCAATATCGGTCACCGCCCGGGGCTGAAAGGGGGGTATTTCCCGGTACCGCCGGTGGACTCGCTCCAGGACATCCGCTCCACCATGTGCGAAACTCTGGAGGAAATGGGTCTGACCGCCGAGGTTCATCACCACGAAGTGGCCACCGCCGGCCAGTGCGAGATCGGCGTGGGCTGCAACACCCTGGTGAAAAAAGCCGACGAAGTACTGATTCTCAAGTACGCGGTTCAAAACGTGGCTCACGCCTTCGGCAAAACCGCCACTTTCATGCCCAAACCGCTGGTGGGCGACAACGGCAACGGCATGCACGTCCACATGTCCTTGGCCAAAGGCGGACAAAATCAGTTTACCGGAGACCTCTACGGCGGCCTCTCGGAAACCGCCCTCTACTACATCGGCGGGATTCTCAAACACGCCCGCGCCCTGAACGCCTTCACCAACGCTTCCACCAACAGCTATAAACGCTTGGTGCCGGGCTTCGAAGCGCCGGTGATGCTGGCTTACTCGGCCCGCAACCGCTCCGCCTCCATCCGCGTCCCATTCATCGCCAATCCCAAGGCACGGCGAATCGAAGTGCGATTCCCCGATTCCACCGCCAACCCTTACTTCGCCTTCTCGGCGATGTTGATGGCGGGCCTCGACGGCATTCTCAACAAAATCCATCCCGGGGATGCGATGGACAAAAACCTGTACGACCTGCCGCCGGAAGAGGAACAAAGCATTCCCCAGGTATGCTTCGCCTTCGATCAAGCGCTGGAAGCCCTGGATCAGGACCGGGAATTCCTCAAGGCGGGCAACGTCTTCACCGACGATATGATCGACGGCTATATCGCGCTCAAAACCGAAGAAATCACCCGCCTGCGGATGAGCACCCACCCGGTGGAATTCGACATGTACTACAGCCTCTAA